Proteins from a single region of Mytilus trossulus isolate FHL-02 chromosome 2, PNRI_Mtr1.1.1.hap1, whole genome shotgun sequence:
- the LOC134708596 gene encoding uncharacterized protein LOC134708596, which produces MEVSSAKSTAGISSEKTTPAVKTKATTTARETKHTSGIISSEGVTSPVPSTGETTIKITSRQTTPVAATTETSMKMTSVHSSEEVKSERTTPVRLSTKQVTPIGTTTELKVVSVVSTTSAVPSLTSTVSSTTPVCDVSEGMMSPTTIPSSEIKVNDDMAKIDSLRPGGLIPMMSSKPTLVIQYTPSIAKSVQRVELVSTENIISYTVTFFNADGTTIKRTMKVTESANNVAGNPNVKKVEILITPEDKKSSYQPVNLQLKIFACHEIGTTTIVIPSIVSTPSVASTKTSVRVESPVTSPVGKTTTTYGLSSVKSTMEVSSAKSTAGISSEKTTPAVKTKATTTARETKHTTGIISSEGVTSPVPSTGETTIKITSRQTTPVAATTETSMKMTSVHSSEEVKSERTTPVRLSTKQVTPIGMQMVQRLN; this is translated from the exons ATGGAAGTGTCATCAGCGAAATCCACTGCAGGAATATCGAGTGAAAAAACAACACCTGCTGTCAAAACGAAAGCTACAACTACGGCAAGAGAAACCAAGCATACGAGTGGTATTATTTCATCAGAGGGAGTTACTTCCCCTGTGCCCAGTACTGGGGAAACAACCATTAAAATAACAAGTAGACAAACTACTCCTGTTGCCGCAACAACTGAAACATCAATGAAAATGACAAGTGTACACTCCAGTGAAGAGGTGAAATCAGAGCGCACTACACCTGTTAGATTATCGACAAAACAGGTGACTCCAATAG GTACAACGACTGAATTGAAAGTAGTAAGTGTTGTGTCAACGACAAGTGCAGTCCCTTCACTCACATCTACGG TTTCAAGTACCACCCCAGTATGTGATGTATCAGAGGGAATGATGTCACCAACAACTATTCCATCTagtgaaataaaagtaaatgatGACATGGCAAAAATAGACAGTTTACGACCAGGTGGTCTTATACCCATGATGAGTTCTAAGCCTACACTGGTAATACAATACACACCTTCAATTGCCAAGTCTGTGCAAAGAGTAGAATTAGTAtcaacagaaaacataatatcATACACTGTTACATTTTTCAATGCTGATGGAACTACTATAAAAAGAACA ATGAAAGTTACAGAAAGTGCAAACAATGTTGCTGGAAATCCTAATGTGAAGAAAGTTGAAATCCTGATTACACCTGAAGATAAGAAAAGTTCTTATCAGCCAGTAAATCTTCAACTGAAAATATTTGCATGCCATGAAAtag GCACAACAACAATTGTAATACCTTCAATTGTTTCTACGCCGTCTGTTGCTTCAACTAAGACGAGTGTAAGAGTGGAATCACCAGTGACGTCACCTGTTGGTAAGACAACAACTACATATGGGCTATCATCAGTAAAAAGCACAATGGAAGTGTCATCAGCGAAATCCACTGCAGGAATATCGAGTGAAAAAACAACACCTGCTGTCAAAACGAAAGCTACAACTACGGCAAGAGAAACCAAGCATACGACTGGTATTATTTCATCAGAGGGAGTTACTTCCCCTGTGCCCAGTACTGGGGAAACAACCATTAAAATAACAAGTAGACAAACTACTCCTGTTGCCGCAACAACTGAAACATCAATGAAAATGACAAGTGTACACTCCAGTGAAGAGGTGAAATCAGAGCGCACTACACCTGTTAGATTATCGACAAAACAGGTGACTCCAATAGGTATGCAGatg GTACAACGACTGAATTGA
- the LOC134708597 gene encoding mucin-17-like, which yields MEVSSAKSTAGISSEKTTPAVKTKATTTARETKHTTGIISSEGVTSPVPSTGETTIKITSRQTTPVAATTETSMKMTSVHSSEEVKSERTTPVRLSTKQVTPIGTTTELKVVSVVATTSAVPSLTSTVSSTTPVCDVSEGMMSPTTIPSSEIKVNDDMAKIDNLRPGGLIPMMSSKPTLVIQYTPSIAKSVQKVELVSTENIISYTVTFFNADGTTIKRTVSIITFKPFDVCYH from the exons ATGGAAGTGTCATCAGCGAAATCCACTGCAGGAATATCGAGTGAAAAAACAACACCTGCTGTCAAAACGAAAGCTACAACTACGGCAAGAGAAACCAAGCATACGACTGGTATTATTTCATCAGAGGGAGTTACTTCCCCTGTGCCCAGTACTGGGGAAACAACCATTAAAATAACAAGTAGACAAACTACTCCTGTTGCCGCAACAACTGAAACATCAATGAAAATGACAAGTGTACACTCCAGTGAAGAGGTGAAATCAGAGCGCACTACACCTGTTAGATTATCGACAAAACAGGTGACTCCAATAG GTACAACGACTGAATTGAAAGTAGTAAGTGTTGTGGCAACGACAAGTGCAGTCCCTTCACTCACATCTACGG TTTCAAGTACCACCCCAGTATGTGATGTATCAGAGGGAATGATGTCACCAACAACTATTCCATCTagtgaaataaaagtaaatgatGACATGGCAAAAATAGACAATTTACGACCAGGTGGTCTTATACCCATGATGAGTTCTAAGCCTACACTGGTAATACAATACACACCTTCAATTGCCAAGTCTGTGCAAAAAGTAGAATTAGTAtcaacagaaaacataatatcATACACTGTTACATTTTTCAATGCTGATGGAACTACTATAAAAAGAACAGTGAGTATAATTACTTTTAAACCTTTTGATGTCTGTTACCATTGA